ATGTCCACGCGGCCGAAATTGGCGCCCAGGGCCAGGGCGTCCAGGGCCACGGATTGCCAGAACGCGGATTTGAACGTGAAATTGATGAAGCCCGGGCCGGCGATGTCGATGCGTTCCAGCTCCGGACAGGCCGCTTCCAGTTCAGCCTTGATGACCTCGGCCAGGGCGCGCGGGTTCTGGCCCTTTTCCTTGGGCATGACCATGGCGATATTGGTGGCCATGTCCCCGTGCTGTTCGCTTTTCGGGGCTTCGATGGTCGTCTTGGCTGGCAGGTCCAGACCGCGCGCGGCCATGAGGGCGGTCAGTTTGTCGGCGATATAGGTTCTGGCTTTCATGACAGGAGTTCCTCCACCTGGGCGGCGTGTTCGAGAGTGCTAATGGATACGGATTTCACGCCGTCCTTGTCCTTCAATATCTGGCCGACCATGCGCGACAGGGCGCCCTTGGGGCCAAGCTCGGCGAAGGTGCGCAGACCGCTGGCGTACTGGTTTTCGATGGTCTGGGTCCAGAGCACGGACGAGGTCATCTGACGCTTCATGATGTCCTTGATGGCCGCGCCGGTCGTCTCGGTGTGGGCCGTGACGTTGAGGTAGATCGGGATTTTGGGGTCGCGCCAGTCCAGTTTGTCCATGTAGCGGGCCAGTTCCGCGCCGGCCTCGGCCATGTAGGGGGAATG
This window of the Deltaproteobacteria bacterium genome carries:
- the argS gene encoding arginine--tRNA ligase (catalyzes a two-step reaction, first charging an arginine molecule by linking its carboxyl group to the alpha-phosphate of ATP, followed by transfer of the aminoacyl-adenylate to its tRNA; class-I aminoacyl-tRNA synthetase), with the translated sequence MKARTYIADKLTALMAARGLDLPAKTTIEAPKSEQHGDMATNIAMVMPKEKGQNPRALAEVIKAELEAACPELERIDIAGPGFINFTFKSAFWQSVALDALALGANFGRVD